A stretch of Gossypium hirsutum isolate 1008001.06 chromosome A06, Gossypium_hirsutum_v2.1, whole genome shotgun sequence DNA encodes these proteins:
- the LOC107961813 gene encoding uncharacterized protein: MADQGGNNIGMREYRKGNWTVNETMVLIEAKKMDDERRMKKSWEGEGKGKPTELRWKWVEDYCWSRGCLRSQNQCNDKWDNLMRDYKKVREYQRRTAGAEDNQGSYWEMEKNERKEKNLPTNMLRQIYECLEEVVDKKGGQRVVLLATATASGSLPIPNIPDVMDRPITSVQLPPILQHQLPPIPAAVPLPLTAPPQLPLPTAAPTPLLQPPFSYAQPLPTVDSDTSEYSDSLAKRRRRSGGNGEGTSSGAATANNSNEAGIAISKSASIIAEAIQASEENEERRHRDLVSLHERILKIEESKTEINKRGIDGLVDAINKLANSILAFASHKNQSAPK, from the exons ATGGCTGATCAAGGTGGTAACAACATTGGAATGAGGGAATATAGGAAAGGGAACTGGACTGTTAATGAAACAATGGTATTgattgaggcaaagaagatggatGATGAGAGAAGAATGAAGAAAAGCTGGGAGGGTGAAGGGAAGGGCAAACCAACAGAGCTGAGATGGAAATGGGTAGAAGATTATTGTTGGAGTAGAGGGTGTTTGAGGAGCCAAAACCAGTGCAATGACAAGTGGGATAATCTCATGAGGGACTACAAGAAAGTGAGAGAGTACCAAAGGAGAACAGCTGGAGCTGAGGATAACCAAGGATCTTATTGGGAAATGGagaagaatgaaagaaaagaaaagaacttgCCTACTAACATGCTGCGCCAGATATATGAGTGTTTGGAGGAGGTGGTGGATAAGAAAGGAGGTCAAAGGGTGGTTCTGCTTGCTACTGCCACTGCTAGTGGCTCACTTCCCATTCCCAACATACCGGATGTTATGGATAGACCAATTACTAGCGTGCAACTGCCTCCTATATTGCAACATCAACTTCCACCTATTCCAGCTGCAGTTCCATTACCTCTAACAGCACCGCCGCAACTTCCGCTACCGACAGCTGCTCCTACACCACTATTACAACCACCTTTTTCGTATGCTCAGCCATTGCCCACAGTAG ATTCGGATACAAGTGAGTATTCAGACTCACTAGCAAAGCGAAGGAGAAGATCAGGCGGCAATGGGGAAGGCACCAGCAGCGGCGCTGCTACTGCAAACAACTCAAATGAAGCGGGCATAGCAATATCGAAAAGTGCTTCCATTATAGCAGAAGCCATCCAGGCCAGTGAGGAAAATGAGGAGAGAAGGCATAGAGACCTTGTTAGTTTACATGAGAGAATACTAAAGATTGAAGAATCTAAGACAGAGATCAACAAAAGAGGCATTGATGGCCTGGTTGATGCCATTAACAAGCTTGCTAATTCCATCCTTGCTTTTGCTTCCCATAAAAACCAGTCAGCTCCAAAGTGA